From the Primulina tabacum isolate GXHZ01 chromosome 15, ASM2559414v2, whole genome shotgun sequence genome, one window contains:
- the LOC142525871 gene encoding uncharacterized protein LOC142525871 yields the protein MPRSMTIFLVFNALIFIINLYQIHAFRDISVQWCNRTDRSSLCLKILNADSRSYLRSSPDGMARIIVDRALLISESNIGKITDLIGKSKGTSNRVFRDCLDGYNQAHDVLKEANISVINRQTYHDVAAAVSFPYHKADECEQEFKQLLPGTPPPLTEDNKMLEDIIYVAMEIINLKVCNKTGICG from the coding sequence ATGCCTCGTTCTATGACAATTTTTCTTGTCTTCAACGCTTTGATCTTTATTATTAATCTTTACCAAATCCATGCATTTCGTGATATATCCGTTCAATGGTGCAATCGGACGGATCGTAGCAGCCTCTGCCTCAAAATCCTAAATGCCGACTCCCGCAGCTACCTGAGGAGCAGCCCAGATGGGATGGCCCGAATCATAGTAGACAGAGCATTACTGATTTCTGAATCCAATATTGGAAAGATTACTGATCTCATTGGCAAAAGTAAAGGCACATCCAATCGAGTCTTCCGCGATTGCTTAGACGGATATAATCAGGCTCATGATGTTCTAAAAGAGGCAAATATATCCGTTATCAATCGTCAAACCTACCACGATGTGGCCGCAGCCGTTTCATTTCCTTATCATAAAGCCGATGAATGTGAACAAGAGTTCAAACAACTACTACCTGGCACTCCTCCTCCGTTGACTGAAGATAACAAGATGCTGGAAGACATTATTTATGTTGCCATGGAAATTATAAATCTCAAAGTCTGCAACAAGACAGGAATTTGCGGCTAA